One window of bacterium genomic DNA carries:
- the acpP gene encoding acyl carrier protein, whose protein sequence is MSANIEETVKKIIAEQLDVDIAKVTLEAGFQEDLGADSLDTVELVMALEDEFDQEIPDEDAEKIRTVGDAVSYIKSKLEG, encoded by the coding sequence ATGAGTGCGAACATTGAAGAAACCGTAAAGAAGATCATTGCCGAGCAGCTTGACGTCGATATCGCGAAAGTGACTCTCGAAGCAGGCTTCCAGGAGGATCTTGGCGCAGACAGCCTCGACACCGTCGAGCTGGTCATGGCCCTTGAAGATGAATTCGACCAGGAAATCCCCGACGAAGACGCCGAGAAGATCCGCACCGTCGGCGACGCGGTAAGCTACATCAAGTCCAAGCTGGAAGGCTGA
- the fabG gene encoding 3-oxoacyl-ACP reductase FabG has protein sequence MIDLSQKTVLVTGANRGIGFSIASRLAGLGAKVALTARNLDSAKEAAQKLGGDTHPFALDVTDGESVTKAASDIIAALGKVDVLVNNAGITRDNLAMRMKKEEWDAVIDSNLTGAFRCVQAFLRPMLKNRGGSIINITSVVAATGNPGQPNYCAAKAGLEGLTRSLALEYSGKGLRVNCVAPGFIETDMTAALKEEQKAAFLTRIPLGRLGTGEDIANMVAFLASDASGYITGQVIHVNGGLYLS, from the coding sequence ATGATCGATCTGAGCCAGAAAACAGTCCTCGTCACCGGCGCCAACCGCGGCATCGGCTTTTCCATAGCGTCCAGGCTCGCGGGTCTCGGGGCCAAGGTCGCGCTGACGGCCAGAAACCTCGATTCGGCGAAGGAAGCGGCGCAGAAGCTGGGCGGCGACACTCACCCCTTCGCCCTGGACGTGACCGATGGAGAATCTGTGACGAAAGCAGCCTCAGACATCATCGCGGCGCTGGGCAAGGTGGACGTTCTCGTCAACAACGCCGGGATAACCCGCGACAATCTCGCGATGCGGATGAAAAAAGAAGAGTGGGACGCGGTAATCGACTCGAACCTCACCGGCGCTTTCCGCTGCGTGCAGGCGTTCCTCCGGCCGATGCTGAAGAACCGCGGCGGTTCGATAATCAACATCACCAGCGTGGTGGCGGCGACCGGCAACCCCGGCCAGCCGAACTACTGCGCCGCCAAGGCGGGCCTCGAAGGCCTTACCCGCTCGCTGGCGCTCGAATATTCCGGAAAGGGGCTTCGCGTCAACTGCGTCGCCCCAGGCTTTATCGAAACCGACATGACCGCCGCCCTCAAGGAAGAGCAGAAGGCGGCTTTTTTAACAAGGATTCCGCTTGGCCGGTTGGGCACGGGAGAGGATATCGCGAACATGGTCGCCTTTCTCGCCTCCGACGCTTCGGGCTACATCACCGGCCAGGTTATTCACGTCAACGGGGGCCTTTACCTGTCCTGA
- a CDS encoding ketoacyl-ACP synthase III, with amino-acid sequence MCVNLRRGAILGTGSDIPEKILTNKDIEKFLDTSDEWIRERTGICERRIAAPGDATSDLCLRASRRALDAAGLKPSDLDLIIVGTATPDMMFPSTAVMLQHKLGTKGQMAFDISAACSGFLYSMLIANQFISTGFYNHALVVGAEILSRVLDWDERSTCVLFGDGAGAVVLGPTTEEGRGILGAAASSDGSTWPLLNQPAGGSRIPASLESVQGKLHTLKMQGNEVFKMAVRSMLSMADEALKDAGMEPSGIDLLIPHQANLRIIEAMGKRLDIPGERIYVNVHKYGNTSAGSIPIALDEAVREGRVKPGDKILLDAFGAGATAVAAVVGW; translated from the coding sequence ATGTGCGTAAACCTCCGGCGGGGGGCGATTCTGGGCACAGGGTCGGATATTCCCGAAAAAATTCTGACGAACAAGGATATCGAGAAGTTTCTCGATACCAGCGACGAGTGGATACGCGAGCGCACCGGCATCTGCGAGCGGCGCATAGCCGCCCCGGGCGACGCTACCAGCGACCTTTGCCTTCGGGCCTCCCGGAGGGCTCTCGACGCGGCGGGGCTCAAACCCTCGGACCTGGACCTGATTATCGTCGGCACCGCCACCCCCGACATGATGTTCCCTTCGACGGCGGTCATGCTGCAGCACAAGCTCGGGACCAAGGGGCAGATGGCCTTCGACATCAGCGCCGCCTGCAGCGGTTTCCTCTACTCCATGCTGATAGCCAACCAGTTTATCTCCACCGGCTTTTACAACCACGCCCTCGTCGTCGGGGCGGAGATTCTGAGCCGGGTGCTCGACTGGGACGAGCGTTCCACCTGTGTTCTTTTCGGTGACGGGGCCGGAGCCGTAGTCCTCGGCCCCACCACCGAAGAGGGCAGAGGGATACTCGGCGCCGCTGCCTCCTCGGACGGCTCCACCTGGCCCCTTCTGAACCAGCCCGCGGGAGGCAGCCGCATTCCCGCTTCACTGGAATCCGTGCAGGGAAAACTCCACACCCTTAAGATGCAGGGCAACGAAGTCTTCAAGATGGCCGTCCGGTCCATGCTTTCGATGGCCGACGAAGCCCTGAAGGATGCGGGAATGGAGCCCTCCGGGATCGACCTTTTGATACCCCATCAGGCCAATCTCCGGATTATCGAGGCGATGGGAAAGAGACTCGATATTCCGGGAGAGCGGATCTACGTCAACGTGCACAAGTACGGCAACACCTCGGCCGGGTCCATCCCGATAGCCCTCGACGAAGCCGTGAGGGAGGGAAGGGTGAAGCCCGGCGACAAGATTCTTCTCGACGCCTTCGGCGCGGGGGCTACCGCCGTGGCAGCCGTGGTGGGTTGGTAG
- a CDS encoding dCMP deaminase family protein, producing the protein MPRPSWHEYFSEITSLVAKRSTCTRRKVGAILVRDKRVLATGYNGAPSGVSHCIDVGCLRDQLGIPSGQRHELCRGLHAEQNALIQAARYGLAMEGSDLYCTNLPCIICTKMIINAGIRRVYYMEGYADEMSLAMLTEAGVELIKI; encoded by the coding sequence TTGCCCCGTCCCTCCTGGCATGAATATTTTTCGGAGATAACCTCCCTCGTGGCGAAGCGCTCCACCTGCACCAGAAGGAAGGTAGGAGCGATACTGGTCAGGGACAAGAGGGTGCTGGCCACCGGCTACAACGGCGCTCCCTCCGGGGTCTCCCACTGCATCGACGTGGGGTGCCTGCGCGACCAGCTTGGGATACCCTCCGGGCAGCGCCACGAGCTCTGCCGCGGGCTCCACGCCGAGCAAAACGCCCTCATTCAGGCCGCCCGCTACGGGCTGGCGATGGAGGGCTCCGACCTCTACTGCACCAACCTTCCCTGCATCATCTGCACGAAGATGATAATCAACGCCGGGATACGCCGCGTCTATTACATGGAAGGTTACGCCGACGAAATGAGCCTCGCCATGCTGACCGAGGCGGGGGTCGAACTGATTAAAATTTGA
- the rpiB gene encoding ribose 5-phosphate isomerase B encodes MLLIASDHGGFEAKEAIKRHLESTGETVVDLGTTGTESVDYPDFAVRLARRVSEDSGLKGILICGTGIGMSIAANKVPGVRAALVADEFSAKMAKEHNDANVIVIGGRTTSTENALKFVNIWRSAAFEGGRHEKRIAKIADMEGLYGAGRCLGVTDPDVFEAIQGEVRREEDTIVLIASENYASEAVMQAQGSVFTNKYAEGYPGARYYGGCEYSDRVERLAIERAKLLFGADHANVQPISGSAANMAAYYALLGHGDSIVSMSLAHGGHLTHGAKVSFSGRQYSIFHYGVESSTGIIDYDKMETLVREAKPRMVVAGASSYSRTLDFPRFRKIADSVGAYLMVDMAHIAGLVAGGSHPSPVPHADIVTSTTHKTLRGPRGGLVLCRSAHAAAVDKAVFPGLQGGPLVHTIAAKAVAFREAMGSAFKEYGSRIVTNAQSLAENLKKAGFEVVSGGTDNHLFLLDLSGKGLTGDAAEKSLDRAGITVNKNAVPYDKLPPTVTSGIRIGTPIVTTRGMGVDEMDKIASLIIRVLENVGDAKTEAEVRGEVLDLCRKFPFYSHLMRAERIC; translated from the coding sequence ATGTTACTCATCGCAAGCGACCACGGCGGATTCGAGGCCAAGGAGGCCATAAAGAGGCACCTTGAGAGCACGGGGGAGACGGTAGTCGATCTCGGCACTACCGGCACCGAATCGGTGGACTACCCCGATTTCGCCGTAAGACTGGCCCGCAGGGTCTCGGAGGATTCCGGCCTTAAAGGGATTCTGATCTGCGGCACCGGCATCGGCATGTCCATCGCCGCGAACAAGGTTCCCGGCGTGCGCGCCGCGCTTGTAGCCGACGAATTCAGCGCAAAAATGGCCAAAGAGCACAACGACGCCAACGTGATCGTCATCGGCGGCCGCACAACCTCCACCGAGAATGCCCTTAAATTCGTGAACATATGGCGAAGCGCCGCCTTCGAGGGCGGCAGGCACGAAAAGCGCATCGCCAAGATAGCCGACATGGAAGGGCTTTACGGGGCGGGCCGCTGCCTCGGGGTCACCGACCCGGACGTCTTCGAGGCGATTCAGGGAGAGGTCAGGCGAGAGGAGGACACCATTGTCCTCATCGCCTCCGAAAACTACGCCTCCGAAGCCGTCATGCAGGCTCAGGGCTCCGTCTTCACCAACAAGTACGCCGAAGGCTACCCCGGAGCCCGCTACTACGGCGGGTGCGAATACTCCGACAGGGTCGAGCGGCTTGCGATTGAGCGGGCGAAGCTCCTCTTCGGGGCCGACCACGCCAACGTGCAGCCGATCTCGGGGTCCGCCGCGAACATGGCCGCCTACTACGCCCTCCTCGGCCACGGCGACTCGATAGTCTCCATGTCGCTGGCCCACGGCGGACACCTCACCCACGGCGCGAAGGTCAGCTTCTCCGGCCGCCAGTACTCCATCTTCCACTACGGCGTCGAGTCTTCCACCGGCATTATCGATTACGACAAGATGGAAACGCTGGTGAGGGAGGCGAAGCCGCGCATGGTGGTGGCGGGGGCAAGCTCCTACTCCCGCACCCTCGACTTCCCGCGCTTTCGCAAGATAGCCGATTCCGTCGGGGCATACCTTATGGTTGACATGGCCCACATCGCCGGGCTGGTCGCCGGAGGTTCCCACCCGAGCCCGGTCCCCCACGCCGACATAGTTACCTCGACCACCCACAAGACCCTTCGCGGGCCGAGGGGCGGGCTGGTCCTTTGCCGCAGCGCTCACGCCGCCGCCGTGGACAAGGCCGTCTTTCCCGGGCTTCAGGGCGGGCCGCTGGTCCACACCATCGCGGCCAAGGCGGTCGCCTTCAGGGAGGCGATGGGCTCCGCCTTCAAGGAATACGGCTCCAGAATAGTCACCAACGCCCAGTCTCTGGCCGAAAACCTGAAGAAGGCCGGTTTCGAGGTGGTCAGCGGAGGGACGGACAACCACCTCTTCCTCCTCGACCTCTCCGGCAAGGGTCTCACCGGCGACGCGGCGGAGAAATCCCTCGACCGCGCCGGTATAACGGTAAACAAAAACGCCGTCCCCTACGACAAGCTTCCTCCCACAGTCACCAGCGGAATCCGCATCGGAACCCCCATAGTCACAACCCGGGGGATGGGCGTGGACGAGATGGACAAGATAGCCTCTCTCATCATCCGCGTCCTTGAAAACGTGGGCGACGCCAAAACCGAGGCCGAGGTGAGAGGCGAAGTGCTGGACCTTTGCAGAAAGTTCCCCTTTTACTCCCACCTTATGCGGGCAGAGCGCATCTGCTGA
- the ribD gene encoding bifunctional diaminohydroxyphosphoribosylaminopyrimidine deaminase/5-amino-6-(5-phosphoribosylamino)uracil reductase RibD, producing MSRRADELYMGLALELAKKGVGKTSPNPAVGAVIARDGAVVGRGYHRFPGGPHAEIEALRGAGEKARGADMYVTLEPCSHFGKTPPCADAIIAAGIKRVVAAIEDQNPLVAGSGLQKLRSAGLEVETGVLREEAGRLNEGFFLSVTKKRAFVHLKLAATLDGKIATSAGDSKWVSSKESRRLVHLLRKRCGAVMVGAGTANRDDPKLTVRLPESEEEETLRAVIDSRLEVSPSLRMFGEGRAGNTLVFCAPDADKKLEEALAAKGARVFRAGTGGAMDLRAVLEKIYSLGRMEVLLEGGARTAREFLAAGLVDRCHFFYSPRMLGGEGVPMFSGEGPKLMSAAVGLSEVEVSRAGEDLYVTGRIGE from the coding sequence ATGAGCCGGAGGGCCGACGAGCTTTACATGGGGCTGGCCCTCGAACTGGCGAAAAAGGGTGTAGGCAAGACCTCTCCGAACCCGGCCGTCGGCGCGGTAATCGCCAGGGACGGCGCGGTTGTCGGCAGGGGTTATCACCGCTTTCCCGGCGGCCCCCACGCCGAAATCGAAGCGCTGCGCGGGGCGGGCGAAAAGGCGAGGGGGGCGGATATGTACGTTACCCTCGAACCCTGTTCACACTTCGGCAAGACTCCTCCCTGCGCCGACGCCATAATCGCTGCCGGAATCAAAAGGGTCGTCGCCGCAATCGAAGACCAAAACCCCCTCGTCGCCGGAAGCGGCCTTCAAAAGCTCCGCTCGGCGGGGCTGGAGGTGGAGACGGGGGTTTTGCGGGAGGAGGCGGGGCGGCTGAACGAGGGGTTCTTCCTCTCGGTGACTAAAAAGCGCGCTTTCGTGCATTTAAAGCTTGCCGCCACCCTGGACGGAAAGATCGCTACCAGCGCCGGAGACTCGAAGTGGGTCTCGTCGAAAGAGAGCAGGCGGCTGGTTCACCTCCTTCGCAAGCGGTGCGGGGCGGTGATGGTGGGGGCCGGGACCGCGAACCGCGACGATCCGAAACTCACCGTCCGGCTTCCGGAGAGCGAAGAGGAGGAGACCCTGCGGGCCGTCATAGACAGCAGGCTGGAGGTCTCTCCCTCGCTCCGGATGTTCGGGGAGGGCAGGGCGGGGAACACCCTCGTCTTTTGCGCCCCGGACGCTGACAAGAAGCTGGAAGAAGCTCTCGCGGCCAAGGGCGCGAGGGTGTTTCGCGCGGGGACCGGCGGCGCGATGGATTTAAGGGCGGTTCTGGAAAAAATCTACTCTCTCGGCCGCATGGAAGTTCTCCTCGAAGGAGGGGCGCGCACCGCGCGGGAGTTTCTTGCGGCGGGGCTGGTGGACAGGTGCCATTTCTTCTACTCGCCCCGGATGCTCGGGGGAGAAGGCGTGCCGATGTTCTCCGGCGAGGGACCAAAGCTCATGTCCGCCGCCGTCGGGCTCTCGGAAGTGGAGGTTTCGCGCGCGGGTGAAGACCTCTACGTAACCGGCCGTATCGGGGAGTAA
- the fabF gene encoding beta-ketoacyl-[acyl-carrier-protein] synthase II, which produces MADNRVVVTGLGCVSPLGLDVESTWEACLAGKSGVGNITKFDASGFKTRIAAEVKGFDPTVWIDRKEVKKMDTFIQYAIACSSMALDDAGFKVDPENAERVGVYIGAGLGGLPEIERQKKIIDEEGPRRVSPFFIPMVIVNLAPGYVAMQTGAKGPNMSIVSACATGAHCIGEAAHAIRRGDIDVAIAGGAESTITPLGVGGFNALRALSTRNEEPERASRPFDKDREGFVMGEGGGILIIESLEHAQKRGATIYAELAGYGATCDAYHITSPDPQGDGAARCMKMAMRTGGVTPGEVDYINAHGTSTPLNDYFETLAIKSVFGERAGKLMISSTKSVTGHCLGAAGSMEAIFSVLAIRDSIVPPTMNYETPDPECDLDYVPNVARKAEVRAVLSNSFGFGGTNATLLFKKFS; this is translated from the coding sequence GTGGCCGACAATAGAGTGGTCGTGACCGGGCTGGGGTGCGTTTCGCCCCTGGGGCTCGATGTGGAATCAACGTGGGAAGCCTGTCTGGCGGGTAAAAGCGGCGTAGGCAACATTACCAAATTCGACGCCTCCGGGTTCAAGACCCGCATCGCCGCCGAGGTCAAGGGGTTCGACCCGACCGTCTGGATAGACAGGAAAGAAGTCAAAAAGATGGATACCTTCATCCAGTACGCCATCGCGTGCTCTTCGATGGCGCTGGATGACGCCGGTTTCAAGGTCGATCCGGAAAACGCCGAGAGAGTGGGCGTCTACATAGGCGCGGGTCTCGGCGGACTTCCCGAGATCGAGCGCCAGAAGAAGATAATCGATGAAGAAGGGCCCAGGAGAGTCAGCCCCTTCTTCATACCGATGGTCATCGTCAACCTCGCTCCCGGCTACGTCGCTATGCAAACCGGGGCGAAGGGGCCGAACATGTCCATCGTCTCCGCCTGCGCCACCGGCGCGCACTGCATAGGAGAGGCGGCCCACGCCATAAGGCGCGGCGACATCGACGTTGCGATAGCGGGCGGGGCGGAATCGACGATAACCCCCCTCGGCGTCGGCGGCTTCAACGCCCTTCGCGCTCTTTCGACCCGCAACGAGGAGCCGGAGAGGGCCAGCAGGCCCTTCGACAAGGACCGCGAAGGCTTCGTCATGGGCGAGGGCGGCGGCATTCTCATCATTGAATCTCTGGAGCACGCCCAAAAGAGAGGCGCCACCATCTACGCCGAACTGGCCGGTTACGGGGCCACCTGCGACGCCTATCACATAACCTCGCCCGACCCCCAGGGGGACGGCGCGGCGCGCTGCATGAAGATGGCGATGAGAACCGGAGGGGTCACGCCCGGGGAAGTGGACTACATAAACGCCCACGGCACCTCCACGCCGCTGAACGACTATTTCGAGACTCTGGCGATAAAGTCGGTCTTTGGCGAGCGCGCGGGGAAGCTCATGATAAGCTCCACCAAGTCCGTCACCGGCCACTGCCTCGGCGCGGCCGGCTCAATGGAGGCGATCTTCTCGGTTCTCGCCATCAGGGACTCCATCGTCCCCCCCACCATGAACTACGAAACGCCCGACCCGGAATGCGACCTCGATTACGTGCCCAATGTCGCGCGAAAGGCCGAGGTAAGGGCGGTGCTCTCCAATTCCTTCGGCTTCGGCGGCACCAACGCCACGCTGCTCTTCAAGAAATTCAGTTGA
- a CDS encoding riboflavin synthase, with translation MFTGIVADVGRMVSSKVLSSGRKMRFETSLPTADFILGESIAVNGVCLTVDGIGDNYFEAGVSPETLKKSNLGGLSPGSGVNLERALRPMDRLGGHFVTGHVDGAGKLLSRKREGEFETLTFFAPPEVSRYLVLKGSVAVDGVSLTVASIAGEGFSVALIPHTLSRTTLDGKKPGEAVNLEADILGKYVEKLLGRERAGGGLTMEKLAEAGFFG, from the coding sequence ATGTTCACCGGAATAGTCGCCGACGTGGGCAGGATGGTTTCCTCGAAGGTTCTCTCCTCGGGAAGGAAGATGCGCTTCGAGACCTCCCTTCCGACCGCTGATTTTATCCTCGGCGAGTCGATAGCGGTCAACGGGGTCTGCCTGACGGTGGACGGAATCGGCGATAATTATTTCGAGGCGGGCGTGAGCCCCGAGACCCTGAAAAAGTCGAATCTCGGCGGGCTTTCCCCCGGCTCCGGAGTCAATCTCGAAAGGGCGCTTCGGCCGATGGACCGGCTCGGAGGCCACTTCGTCACCGGCCACGTAGACGGTGCGGGAAAACTTCTCTCCCGTAAGAGGGAGGGCGAGTTTGAGACCCTGACCTTCTTTGCGCCCCCGGAGGTCTCGCGCTATCTTGTGCTAAAGGGTTCCGTCGCCGTTGACGGAGTTTCCCTTACGGTCGCTTCGATTGCGGGCGAAGGCTTTTCGGTCGCGCTGATACCGCACACCCTTTCGCGGACCACCCTCGACGGAAAAAAGCCGGGCGAAGCGGTAAACCTCGAAGCTGATATACTTGGAAAATACGTGGAAAAGCTCCTCGGCCGGGAACGCGCCGGGGGCGGGCTGACCATGGAAAAACTTGCCGAAGCGGGCTTCTTCGGAT
- the nrdR gene encoding transcriptional repressor NrdR → MRCPYCQENHDRVIDSRTAKEGDVIRRRRECEACNRRFTTYERVEEIMPLLVKKDGSREPYDRQKIVSGLQKACEKRPISAQTIQEIADRIEHEIQEKGAREVETREVGEAVMKELRNLDGVAYVRFASVYRDFRDLDEFMTTLRDLLK, encoded by the coding sequence TTGCGCTGCCCATATTGCCAGGAAAACCACGACAGGGTCATTGACTCGCGCACCGCCAAGGAAGGCGACGTCATCCGCCGCAGGCGCGAGTGCGAAGCCTGTAACCGGAGGTTCACCACCTACGAGCGGGTGGAAGAGATTATGCCCCTTCTCGTCAAGAAGGACGGCTCCCGCGAACCCTACGACAGGCAGAAGATAGTCTCCGGCCTCCAGAAAGCCTGCGAGAAGCGGCCCATCTCCGCCCAGACGATTCAGGAGATAGCCGACCGCATCGAACACGAGATACAGGAAAAGGGCGCGCGCGAGGTCGAGACGCGGGAGGTCGGCGAGGCGGTGATGAAGGAGCTTCGCAACCTCGACGGAGTGGCCTACGTCCGCTTCGCCTCGGTCTACAGGGATTTTCGCGATCTCGACGAGTTCATGACCACCCTTAGGGACCTTCTGAAATAA
- the fabD gene encoding [acyl-carrier-protein] S-malonyltransferase yields the protein MTYALVFPGQGSQYAGMGLELAKQYREAQAVFKEADAALGRPLSSLIENGPREELALTWNTQPAILTASVAVFRALSSRVSLRPIAMAGHSLGEYSALVASGAMEFSDAVRIVEKRGQFMQEAVPVGEGAMYAVLGLDTARVEAICAEHSTGGKLAAVANDNCPGQVVISGHADTLLKVAEALKSAGAKRAVKLEVSAPFHCSLMNPAAEKLAGELAKVKFSTPIFPVVANADAKRNTDSARIPELLRKQVFSPVLWQGCVKALSEMGADTFIEVGPGKVLSGLIKRIEEKAAVLNVENAETLDACIKVL from the coding sequence ATGACTTACGCATTGGTATTTCCCGGCCAGGGCTCGCAGTACGCGGGCATGGGTCTGGAACTCGCTAAACAATACCGCGAAGCGCAGGCGGTCTTCAAAGAGGCCGACGCCGCCCTTGGAAGACCCCTGTCGTCGCTCATAGAAAACGGCCCCAGGGAAGAGCTGGCGCTCACCTGGAACACCCAGCCGGCGATACTCACCGCCTCGGTTGCGGTTTTCCGCGCCCTTTCTTCGCGGGTCTCGCTTCGTCCGATAGCGATGGCCGGCCACTCCCTCGGGGAGTACTCCGCGCTGGTGGCCTCCGGAGCGATGGAATTTTCCGACGCCGTGAGAATAGTCGAAAAGCGCGGGCAGTTCATGCAGGAGGCGGTTCCGGTGGGAGAAGGCGCGATGTACGCCGTTCTCGGCCTTGACACCGCCAGGGTCGAGGCGATATGCGCCGAGCACTCCACCGGAGGCAAGCTCGCGGCGGTGGCCAACGACAATTGCCCCGGCCAGGTCGTGATCTCCGGCCACGCCGACACCCTTTTGAAGGTCGCGGAGGCGCTCAAGTCCGCCGGCGCGAAGCGAGCGGTAAAGCTCGAAGTCAGCGCGCCTTTCCACTGCTCGCTGATGAACCCGGCGGCCGAAAAACTCGCCGGTGAGCTTGCGAAGGTAAAATTTTCAACCCCCATATTCCCCGTCGTCGCCAACGCGGACGCCAAAAGGAATACGGATTCGGCGAGGATACCCGAACTGCTCCGCAAGCAGGTGTTTTCGCCGGTACTCTGGCAGGGCTGCGTTAAGGCTCTTTCCGAAATGGGGGCGGACACCTTCATAGAGGTCGGGCCTGGCAAGGTCCTTAGCGGCCTTATAAAGCGCATCGAGGAAAAAGCCGCGGTCCTTAACGTAGAAAACGCCGAGACCCTCGACGCCTGCATAAAGGTTCTGTAA
- a CDS encoding 50S ribosomal protein L32, translating into MAVPKRRQSVTRRNKRRSHLALSAPNLDTCPKCGESKLSHHVCPACGTYKGREVVVKAPEAEE; encoded by the coding sequence ATGGCAGTCCCCAAAAGGCGGCAGTCGGTCACCCGACGCAACAAGCGCCGTTCACATCTGGCCCTTTCGGCTCCGAATCTGGACACCTGCCCGAAGTGCGGCGAGTCCAAGCTTTCCCACCACGTATGCCCCGCCTGCGGAACCTACAAGGGGCGCGAGGTGGTTGTAAAGGCTCCGGAGGCCGAGGAGTAA
- the plsX gene encoding phosphate acyltransferase PlsX, translating to MRIALDAMGGDNAPDAAVDGAVLAARKTGSHVILVGDRDLIYERLDRYRRIRRLPISVHHASQIVTMEESPASALRQKRDSSMRVALDLVREGEANAAVSAGNSGAFMAKAMLSLRLLEGVERPAIATLMPSKRGFTIVLDVGGNVECTARNLVQFAVMGEVFAHDALGIKFPRVGLLSNGGESSKGTELTRATHEMLREMRLRYIGYVEGRDVFNGEADVVVTDGFTGNVLLKASEGVASLISGMLKEEYQKSFLGRVGYFLSKGVYAAIRKRTDYREIGGAPLLGVNGVAMICHGSSDAQAIKSAITAAARYAERRLELHMMEKLNACADQEKWASTKERGFWKNPSEKSINS from the coding sequence ATGCGTATCGCATTGGATGCAATGGGGGGCGACAATGCCCCCGACGCGGCTGTCGACGGGGCGGTTCTGGCCGCCCGCAAAACCGGCAGCCATGTGATCCTTGTCGGCGATCGCGATCTGATCTACGAGCGGCTTGACCGCTACCGGCGGATCAGGCGGCTCCCAATCTCCGTACATCACGCTTCACAGATCGTAACGATGGAAGAATCTCCGGCTTCGGCTTTGCGGCAGAAGAGGGATTCCTCCATGCGGGTCGCGCTCGACCTTGTGCGCGAGGGCGAGGCGAACGCCGCGGTGAGCGCGGGCAACTCCGGCGCGTTCATGGCCAAGGCGATGCTCTCCCTGCGGCTCCTTGAAGGCGTCGAGCGCCCGGCGATAGCCACGCTCATGCCTTCAAAGCGCGGCTTCACCATAGTCCTCGACGTGGGCGGAAACGTAGAGTGCACCGCCAGGAACCTCGTCCAGTTCGCGGTGATGGGTGAGGTCTTCGCCCACGACGCTCTGGGGATAAAGTTCCCGAGAGTAGGGCTCCTCTCCAACGGCGGGGAGTCCTCCAAGGGCACGGAGCTGACGCGCGCGACCCACGAGATGCTGCGGGAGATGAGGCTAAGGTACATAGGCTACGTCGAGGGGCGGGACGTCTTCAACGGCGAGGCCGATGTGGTTGTTACCGACGGCTTCACCGGCAACGTTCTTCTCAAGGCGTCCGAGGGCGTCGCCTCCCTGATATCCGGGATGCTGAAGGAAGAGTACCAGAAGTCCTTTCTGGGCAGGGTCGGGTATTTCCTCTCCAAGGGGGTCTACGCGGCCATAAGAAAGAGGACGGACTACCGCGAGATAGGCGGAGCGCCCCTTTTGGGGGTCAACGGCGTGGCGATGATCTGCCACGGCTCTTCCGACGCTCAGGCCATAAAGTCCGCGATAACGGCGGCGGCGAGGTACGCCGAGCGCAGGCTCGAACTTCACATGATGGAAAAACTGAATGCGTGCGCTGACCAGGAAAAATGGGCCTCGACAAAAGAGCGCGGCTTCTGGAAGAATCCTTCCGAGAAATCCATCAACTCCTGA